In a genomic window of Corynebacterium coyleae:
- a CDS encoding isochorismate synthase, translated as MSVNPLAGPPSGRPDTAPDFLLSRAEGSVRTQGATRTFSDAWEANNALERGEVEMVVGALPFDQDCPAALTVPEHIIREPGPLEPHPYYRIGAGSRLHATLIDVDPSPEEHLRRVEAAVGTIRNSLLDKVVLARAVDIAFDPPVDPRLVAARLIDLSYTHDGFIADLTPSGRTGHFLVGSSPEVLVRRRGNKVTSYPLAGSAARVPHDPAADRAAAEALASSQKDFDEHRFVVEHIREVLEPLCSDLQISERPILEKTSEMWHLATPISGTLKEPAPTALDLAMRLYPTPAVCGTPPAAAEALITTAESDRGFYAGAVGYTDAAGDGEYMVAIRCAEVNGDGTHARAWAGGGLTADSDPQAELDETSAKLRTIMRALGL; from the coding sequence ATGTCCGTCAACCCGCTTGCCGGCCCTCCATCCGGCCGCCCCGACACTGCGCCCGATTTTCTCCTTTCGCGCGCAGAAGGATCGGTCCGCACTCAAGGCGCCACCCGCACGTTTAGCGACGCCTGGGAAGCGAACAACGCGCTAGAGCGCGGCGAGGTGGAAATGGTTGTAGGTGCGCTCCCCTTTGACCAGGACTGCCCAGCGGCGCTCACTGTGCCAGAGCACATCATTCGGGAGCCAGGCCCGCTAGAGCCGCACCCGTATTACCGGATTGGCGCAGGTTCTCGCCTTCACGCAACGCTTATCGACGTCGACCCTTCCCCCGAGGAACATCTTCGACGCGTTGAGGCCGCAGTGGGTACTATCCGCAACTCCCTGTTGGACAAGGTTGTGCTTGCCCGTGCGGTAGACATCGCCTTCGACCCGCCCGTTGATCCACGCCTCGTCGCGGCCAGGCTGATCGATCTGTCCTACACGCACGACGGTTTCATCGCGGACCTCACCCCATCTGGCCGCACGGGACATTTCCTAGTCGGCTCCTCCCCCGAAGTCCTGGTGCGCCGCCGTGGCAACAAGGTGACCTCCTATCCCCTTGCAGGTTCGGCAGCACGTGTACCGCACGATCCGGCGGCGGACCGCGCCGCAGCGGAGGCACTGGCGTCGTCGCAAAAGGATTTCGACGAACACCGCTTCGTTGTCGAGCACATCCGCGAGGTCCTCGAGCCACTTTGCTCTGACCTGCAGATTTCAGAGCGCCCAATCCTAGAAAAGACCAGCGAGATGTGGCACCTTGCCACACCGATTAGCGGCACGTTGAAGGAACCGGCACCAACAGCGCTGGATCTGGCAATGCGTCTCTACCCCACCCCTGCTGTGTGCGGCACCCCACCCGCCGCCGCAGAAGCCCTGATTACCACCGCCGAATCGGATCGCGGTTTCTACGCCGGCGCGGTCGGATATACCGATGCCGCAGGTGATGGCGAATACATGGTTGCCATCCGTTGTGCGGAGGTCAACGGCGACGGCACACACGCCCGCGCCTGGGCCGGTGGCGGGCTCACCGCAGACTCCGACCCACAGGCCGAACTCGACGAGACTTCAGCCAAACTGCGCACGATCATGCGCGCGCTGGGCCTGTAA
- a CDS encoding alpha/beta hydrolase family esterase — MATLMIAAGVVTPVPAQAQDLSSQANQAVTNAVNQANAEWNKFVQMANDSLPQGSSLPINPVPAPQIPAPNLPGAWAPQAPAPVANGANGEVRVAGRSYLVWVPRGYNPARPTPVMVGYSAYQDSTENFRNYSRLRESSVGRDAIIVYPRAIGASWEGSATAATRPGQDIAFVRAMINDVQRYYNIDRRRIYATGMSTGGGMAAVSACHMADLFAGVAGVSGAYYAPVNRGCQNLPVAFMAIHGTNDTLTPYHGTTRRGQQVLPVPELFKSYERRNGCFGGVDSRPAGNNATRVSSRNCRKGVEVIKVHGLNHFWWYSPSAADEMWRFLMRNPK; from the coding sequence GTGGCAACGCTCATGATCGCCGCTGGGGTGGTCACTCCTGTCCCTGCACAGGCGCAAGACTTGTCTTCGCAGGCGAATCAGGCAGTTACAAACGCGGTCAACCAGGCAAATGCTGAGTGGAACAAGTTTGTCCAGATGGCCAACGACTCCCTGCCGCAAGGCTCATCGTTGCCGATCAACCCAGTTCCCGCCCCGCAAATTCCCGCGCCGAATCTCCCCGGTGCGTGGGCGCCCCAAGCGCCGGCGCCGGTGGCGAACGGGGCCAACGGCGAGGTCCGTGTAGCGGGACGAAGCTACCTCGTCTGGGTGCCGCGAGGGTACAACCCTGCACGTCCCACCCCGGTGATGGTGGGGTACTCCGCATATCAGGATTCCACGGAGAATTTTCGTAACTATTCACGCCTGCGTGAATCATCTGTCGGCCGCGACGCGATCATCGTTTACCCGCGCGCGATCGGAGCATCGTGGGAGGGATCCGCAACCGCAGCGACACGTCCAGGCCAAGACATCGCCTTTGTCCGCGCAATGATCAACGACGTCCAGCGCTACTACAACATCGATCGACGCCGGATCTACGCCACCGGCATGTCCACCGGTGGCGGCATGGCCGCAGTCTCCGCCTGCCACATGGCGGACTTGTTTGCTGGCGTTGCTGGCGTGTCCGGCGCGTACTACGCCCCGGTGAACCGTGGCTGCCAGAACCTGCCGGTCGCGTTCATGGCCATTCACGGCACCAACGACACACTCACCCCGTACCACGGCACTACTCGACGAGGCCAGCAAGTGCTGCCGGTGCCGGAGCTGTTTAAATCCTACGAGCGCCGCAACGGGTGCTTCGGGGGAGTCGATTCGCGCCCGGCAGGCAACAATGCGACTCGGGTGTCGTCGCGAAACTGCCGCAAGGGCGTGGAAGTGATCAAGGTGCATGGCTTGAACCACTTCTGGTGGTACTCGCCGTCTGCAGCAGACGAAATGTGGCGCTTCCTCATGCGCAACCCGAAGTAA
- the gltX gene encoding glutamate--tRNA ligase, which translates to MTENPNMRVRFCPSPTGTPHVGMVRTALFNWAQAKHSGGKFVFRIEDTDAARDSEESYQAIIESLEWLGLGWDEGINVGGPHEPYRQSQRSDIYADVLNKLIEAGEVYPAYSTNEEVQERHKAAGRDPQLGYDNFDRDLTQEQIDAFEAEGRKPVWRLRMPDQDWTWNDLVRGEVTFKSETQPDYVVARSNGAPLYTLVNPVDDALMGITHVLRGEDLLSSTPRQLALYEALKRIGITDFTPEFGHLPFVMGQGNKKLSKRDPESNLFNHRDNGIIPEGMINYLALLGWSLSADQDIFSVDEFVKAFDVSDVLGNPARFDQKKLEAINADHIRLLEPEDFRNRLREYFTEYTDFPADYPEDKFTIAADLVQTRIKVLSDAYDLLKFLVIADDDLVLDEKSAKKNLKDTAVEPLDAGIAALEAIGEGEWTTENIEAALNKALIEDLELKPRVAFGALRVGTTGAAVSPPLFESMDLLGRESTLKRLKAARAVTPYQAAE; encoded by the coding sequence ATGACTGAAAACCCCAATATGCGCGTTCGCTTTTGCCCGTCGCCGACCGGAACCCCACACGTGGGCATGGTCCGCACCGCCCTGTTCAACTGGGCGCAAGCCAAGCACTCCGGAGGCAAGTTCGTGTTCCGTATCGAGGACACGGATGCCGCCCGTGACTCCGAGGAGAGCTACCAGGCGATTATTGAGTCGCTCGAGTGGCTCGGCCTTGGCTGGGATGAAGGTATCAACGTCGGTGGCCCGCACGAGCCGTACCGTCAGTCGCAGCGCTCTGACATCTACGCCGATGTGCTGAACAAGCTCATCGAGGCCGGCGAGGTCTACCCGGCGTACTCCACCAACGAAGAGGTCCAGGAGCGTCACAAGGCCGCAGGCCGCGACCCGCAGCTGGGCTACGACAACTTTGACCGTGACCTCACCCAGGAACAGATTGACGCCTTTGAGGCCGAAGGCCGCAAGCCGGTCTGGCGCCTTCGCATGCCGGACCAGGATTGGACCTGGAACGACCTTGTGCGCGGTGAGGTCACCTTCAAGTCCGAAACCCAGCCAGACTACGTTGTCGCCCGCTCGAACGGCGCACCGCTGTACACGCTGGTCAACCCTGTTGACGACGCACTCATGGGTATTACCCACGTCCTGCGCGGTGAGGACCTGCTGTCCTCCACGCCACGTCAGCTCGCGCTTTACGAGGCGCTGAAGCGTATCGGTATTACGGATTTCACCCCCGAGTTCGGCCACCTGCCGTTCGTGATGGGCCAGGGCAACAAGAAGCTTTCCAAGCGTGACCCGGAATCCAACCTGTTTAACCACCGCGACAACGGCATCATCCCAGAAGGCATGATCAACTACCTCGCGCTGCTGGGCTGGTCGCTTTCTGCGGATCAGGACATCTTCTCTGTCGACGAGTTTGTCAAGGCCTTCGACGTCTCGGACGTGCTGGGTAACCCGGCCCGCTTCGACCAGAAGAAGCTTGAAGCAATCAACGCCGACCACATTCGCCTGCTTGAGCCGGAAGACTTCCGAAACCGCCTGCGCGAGTACTTCACCGAGTACACCGACTTCCCAGCGGATTACCCGGAAGACAAGTTCACCATTGCGGCGGATCTCGTGCAGACCCGTATCAAGGTGCTCTCCGATGCGTACGACCTGCTGAAGTTCCTTGTCATCGCGGACGATGACTTGGTGCTGGACGAGAAGAGTGCAAAGAAGAACCTCAAAGACACCGCCGTCGAGCCTTTGGATGCCGGTATTGCAGCGCTTGAGGCGATCGGTGAGGGGGAGTGGACCACCGAGAACATCGAAGCAGCGCTGAACAAGGCGCTGATCGAGGACCTCGAGCTCAAGCCGCGTGTCGCATTCGGTGCCCTGCGCGTGGGCACCACTGGTGCCGCGGTGTCCCCGCCGCTGTTCGAGTCCATGGACCTGCTTGGCCGTGAGTCCACGCTGAAGCGTCTCAAGGCTGCCCGCGCCGTTACGCCGTACCAGGCTGCAGAGTAG
- a CDS encoding alpha/beta hydrolase, which translates to MIDALSVPVAASSLFSTIPLLAVPALFLTTLGGGVFGSSMYEGSSVGGSSGGSSSYQLSDTFPDPDARPAELKSLTHIENDVYEVVVYSHAMGKEVKNEVILPGGPDNDTPRPTFYLLMGADGAANGWSWRNSSDYQEFFQDKLVNVVTPIGSVSSMQADWYREDKATGRNKWLTYLTKELPPLIDEHFHGTGHDAIAGISMSGGPALNIASIAPERFAAAASYSGCPATTGMLGDTYVREALKMNGADPKKMWGMSSDPAWRAHSPVLNLDALRDTALFIAAAQGVPGAIDASKTSSERIGPPVTIEAASYACSAYFADKAKRAGLDVEWYPQVEGTHSWGLFEKSMRESWRVIGPALNVEPFERETPVTKSPLPSEAPQPLGQRGSSGSSESSGSSS; encoded by the coding sequence GTGATCGACGCGCTCAGCGTTCCAGTAGCGGCGTCTAGCTTGTTTTCCACGATTCCGTTGCTTGCGGTGCCGGCACTGTTTCTCACGACGCTCGGCGGGGGAGTATTCGGCTCGTCCATGTACGAAGGCTCCAGCGTCGGCGGCTCATCCGGAGGGTCCAGTTCGTACCAGCTGAGCGATACGTTCCCAGACCCGGACGCGCGTCCGGCCGAGTTGAAGTCCCTAACGCACATCGAAAACGACGTCTACGAGGTCGTCGTCTATTCGCACGCCATGGGCAAAGAAGTGAAAAACGAGGTGATTCTTCCCGGCGGTCCTGACAACGACACCCCGCGCCCGACCTTTTACCTTCTTATGGGGGCCGACGGTGCCGCGAACGGATGGTCGTGGCGTAATTCTTCGGACTACCAGGAGTTTTTCCAGGACAAGTTGGTCAACGTGGTTACACCGATTGGGTCGGTGTCCTCGATGCAGGCTGACTGGTATCGCGAAGATAAAGCAACAGGGCGAAACAAGTGGCTGACATACCTGACCAAAGAGCTGCCGCCGCTTATCGACGAGCACTTCCACGGCACCGGCCACGACGCCATCGCCGGCATTTCCATGTCCGGAGGGCCCGCGCTGAACATCGCGTCCATCGCGCCGGAGCGCTTTGCCGCCGCGGCCTCCTACTCGGGGTGCCCGGCCACAACCGGGATGCTGGGGGACACCTACGTGCGTGAAGCGCTGAAGATGAATGGCGCTGATCCGAAGAAGATGTGGGGCATGTCGAGCGACCCGGCCTGGCGGGCGCATTCGCCGGTGTTGAACCTGGATGCATTGCGGGACACTGCGCTGTTTATCGCCGCTGCCCAGGGGGTACCTGGCGCGATCGATGCGTCGAAGACATCATCGGAGCGCATTGGCCCGCCTGTGACCATTGAGGCGGCATCCTATGCGTGCTCTGCCTATTTCGCCGACAAAGCCAAGCGGGCAGGCTTGGATGTGGAGTGGTACCCACAGGTGGAGGGCACACATAGTTGGGGGCTTTTTGAAAAGTCCATGCGTGAGAGCTGGCGCGTTATCGGTCCGGCGTTGAATGTGGAGCCGTTTGAGCGCGAAACACCGGTGACAAAGTCGCCGCTGCCAAGCGAAGCGCCACAACCTTTGGGGCAGCGCGGCTCGTCAGGCTCGTCAGAATCGTCAGGGTCGAGTTCGTGA
- a CDS encoding alpha/beta hydrolase, which produces MIRRGVALCAATTSVSLLVATPAPAVESRESLGLVEKQEAPGWTGSSLINGFRQIGPDTPPLAIPIILIGAMMSGIFGHLLFGRFVFEGSSRAAQSLGSSTVVDQTFPDSDAPPAQFRKLEHLQDNVWVLTVYSPSMRREIENELILPEGGPENTDPRPTFYLLGGAGGGMVTPWWKDGRASEFFADKHINVVTPRGSIGSQQADWAGTHDKHGSYKWTTYLTKELPPLIDEHFHGTGRDAIAGLSMSGGPALHIATLEDRFVAAGTYSSCPSTTGLVGQAFASGTVRINKGDPAQMWGSSWDPAWAAHSPVRNVQGLKGKKIFLSASRGLPSELDVEVVDSPEPLLVPDEQLAYACSLHFIAEARRNGIDPDWYEFKEGTHNFGLFRRELVASWDTLGPALGVE; this is translated from the coding sequence ATGATTCGTCGCGGTGTGGCCCTGTGTGCAGCCACTACGTCAGTGAGCTTGCTCGTCGCCACGCCAGCACCGGCGGTGGAATCACGTGAGAGCCTTGGGCTCGTCGAAAAGCAAGAAGCACCTGGATGGACGGGATCATCGCTGATCAACGGCTTCCGTCAGATTGGGCCGGATACTCCGCCGCTAGCAATACCGATCATCCTGATCGGCGCGATGATGAGCGGTATTTTCGGCCACCTGCTGTTCGGACGCTTTGTGTTCGAGGGCAGCTCCCGGGCGGCACAGTCACTTGGCTCGAGCACGGTGGTGGACCAAACGTTCCCGGATTCGGACGCGCCGCCTGCGCAGTTCCGCAAACTGGAGCACTTGCAGGACAACGTGTGGGTGCTCACTGTCTACTCGCCATCGATGCGCCGGGAGATTGAAAACGAACTCATCTTGCCGGAAGGCGGTCCTGAGAACACCGATCCGCGCCCGACGTTCTACCTTCTGGGCGGCGCAGGTGGTGGAATGGTGACCCCGTGGTGGAAAGATGGTCGCGCTTCTGAGTTCTTCGCAGACAAGCACATCAATGTGGTCACTCCGCGCGGCTCTATCGGCTCGCAGCAGGCCGACTGGGCTGGAACGCACGACAAGCACGGCAGTTACAAGTGGACGACGTATCTGACCAAGGAGCTGCCGCCGCTTATCGACGAGCACTTCCACGGCACCGGCCGCGACGCCATCGCAGGCCTTTCGATGTCCGGTGGGCCAGCCCTGCACATCGCCACCTTGGAAGACAGGTTTGTCGCTGCGGGAACATATTCCTCCTGCCCGTCGACAACTGGGCTTGTCGGACAGGCCTTCGCCAGCGGCACCGTGCGCATTAATAAGGGCGACCCAGCACAGATGTGGGGCAGCTCCTGGGATCCGGCGTGGGCCGCCCACTCGCCCGTGCGCAATGTTCAGGGGCTCAAGGGGAAGAAGATTTTTCTGTCGGCCTCACGTGGTTTGCCGTCGGAGCTTGACGTTGAGGTCGTCGATTCGCCCGAGCCACTTCTTGTGCCTGATGAGCAACTCGCGTATGCGTGTTCGCTGCACTTCATCGCAGAGGCACGACGCAATGGCATCGACCCGGATTGGTACGAGTTCAAGGAAGGGACGCACAACTTCGGCTTGTTCCGACGTGAGTTAGTGGCAAGTTGGGACACGCTCGGACCAGCGCTTGGTGTGGAGTAG
- a CDS encoding PhzF family phenazine biosynthesis protein, with protein sequence MTSLSFFELDVFSTGAYTGNPLAVICGADHLTTEQMQRIAAWTNFSETTFLLEPTNDEADYRVRIFTPTEEYAFAGHPTLGTARAWLELGNTPKASDGVVQECGVGNVQVRISDSMLAFATPPLKNSAPLTACERAEICDVFGVGESSLVDAAWGDNGPGWRLALLDSVETLLALQRPASSDLKVAFAALTGGTDPAYVLRAFTPTFEDPVTGSANGAMAQWLRSRGDVPATYSVSQGTALGRDGRVTISDDGSDIWVGGAVTVRVRGQIVVD encoded by the coding sequence GTGACTTCCCTTAGTTTCTTCGAACTCGACGTGTTCTCAACCGGTGCCTACACGGGAAACCCTCTCGCGGTGATCTGCGGGGCGGACCATCTGACCACTGAGCAGATGCAGCGGATCGCAGCTTGGACGAACTTCTCGGAGACGACGTTTCTGCTCGAACCCACTAACGACGAGGCCGACTACCGGGTCCGAATCTTCACCCCAACCGAGGAATACGCCTTCGCAGGGCACCCGACCTTGGGCACGGCGCGTGCGTGGCTGGAGTTGGGTAACACGCCGAAGGCCTCAGACGGCGTCGTCCAAGAGTGCGGTGTTGGCAATGTGCAGGTGCGTATCAGCGACTCGATGCTCGCGTTCGCAACCCCACCGCTGAAGAATTCTGCACCTCTTACGGCATGCGAACGTGCAGAGATCTGCGACGTGTTCGGGGTGGGGGAGAGTTCGCTCGTTGACGCCGCGTGGGGCGACAACGGGCCGGGCTGGCGGTTGGCACTGCTGGATAGCGTAGAAACCCTTCTCGCGTTACAACGACCGGCATCGAGCGATCTCAAGGTTGCATTTGCCGCACTCACGGGTGGGACGGATCCGGCGTATGTGTTACGCGCTTTTACTCCGACGTTTGAAGACCCGGTGACGGGTAGCGCGAACGGTGCGATGGCGCAGTGGCTGCGATCGCGCGGGGACGTGCCGGCAACTTACTCGGTCTCCCAAGGTACTGCGCTCGGCCGGGACGGCCGTGTGACCATCAGTGACGACGGCTCTGACATCTGGGTTGGTGGAGCGGTGACGGTACGGGTGCGGGGACAGATTGTCGTCGATTAG
- a CDS encoding HD domain-containing protein: MAEHIPVVSPRIIRAINVAAFAHRNDVRKGTDIPYVSHVFGVMHFVSQVTDDEDVLIGALFHDIFEDVPEEYSAEQMAADFGERVVELVRGVTKEDSIGSWQGRADAYLAHLREAEEGSVFIAAADKLHNLLSIHADLDTIGDDLWGRFNSPVERQVWWYRSVCDVVQERLPGNQLGAELRRQVERLEARTA; this comes from the coding sequence ATGGCAGAACACATTCCGGTTGTATCACCGCGAATCATTCGGGCTATCAACGTCGCCGCATTTGCGCACCGCAATGACGTGCGCAAAGGCACCGACATTCCCTACGTATCGCACGTGTTTGGCGTGATGCACTTCGTTTCTCAAGTCACCGACGACGAGGACGTTCTCATCGGTGCACTATTCCACGACATTTTCGAAGATGTCCCCGAGGAATACAGCGCAGAGCAGATGGCTGCGGATTTCGGCGAACGCGTCGTCGAGCTCGTCCGAGGCGTGACCAAAGAGGACAGCATCGGCAGCTGGCAGGGGCGCGCCGACGCATACCTTGCGCATCTTCGCGAAGCCGAGGAAGGCAGTGTTTTCATCGCAGCGGCAGACAAACTGCACAACCTGCTCTCCATTCATGCCGACCTCGACACAATCGGGGATGACCTCTGGGGACGCTTCAATTCGCCTGTAGAGCGGCAGGTGTGGTGGTACCGCTCAGTGTGCGATGTGGTTCAGGAACGCTTGCCGGGCAATCAGTTAGGTGCGGAGCTTCGTCGCCAAGTCGAGCGATTGGAAGCCCGCACCGCCTAA
- a CDS encoding FAD/NAD(P)-binding protein produces MKVAIIGAGPRGLWAAEELIDRAGQRGAAIELTVFNETPMEEISAPGAFGASVPEQWILNAPKSIVETHLGPLDPNDELEGQFPPRRRVGEHLDASWEALRTNLPAKCTLDFRITRVQDVTPVGNGVEVDGEQFDEVLMVTGHAHDWPGSLAHQDLGDLRVIAPAYPASNLDSVTSDDIALVRGAALTFIDVVRYAKAKVFYPVTRSGRFMEVKAYLDEEQSRQAQPVIAEADRAILQCQSLEELKEILTESAEAILAIVGGEGAREDIQAVINGEDFTGDPVTELRTSVAAAKGERPWTSALAVALAFRDTEDALIQRASFGGRESLGGSEFDDFMSTLGRVATGPPVESAVEMLALIDDNRIRTDVFNRGEDDLTEVAKEVGATVVIDAVNAPAGVVDGTLIGDLVERGVGMRYADTSALHIHPDGTLVGQKHLAAAGRMNEGLVLGHDTLRRDKQNIIYRWAERVSARAAE; encoded by the coding sequence ATGAAAGTTGCCATCATCGGAGCAGGCCCCCGTGGGCTGTGGGCTGCAGAAGAGCTCATTGATCGTGCGGGGCAGCGTGGAGCAGCCATCGAACTTACGGTGTTTAACGAGACACCGATGGAAGAAATTTCAGCACCAGGAGCGTTTGGTGCCTCGGTTCCGGAGCAGTGGATCCTCAACGCCCCAAAATCCATTGTGGAGACCCACCTGGGGCCCTTAGATCCAAACGACGAGTTAGAAGGGCAGTTCCCTCCACGACGACGCGTAGGCGAGCACTTGGATGCTTCGTGGGAAGCGTTGCGGACGAACTTGCCAGCAAAGTGCACGCTTGATTTCCGCATCACTCGAGTACAGGACGTAACCCCTGTGGGAAATGGCGTTGAAGTGGACGGCGAGCAGTTCGACGAAGTACTCATGGTGACAGGGCACGCGCATGATTGGCCAGGCTCGCTTGCTCATCAGGATCTCGGGGATCTTCGTGTAATCGCCCCGGCGTATCCGGCAAGCAATCTGGATTCGGTCACATCCGATGACATCGCGCTCGTGCGCGGAGCAGCGCTGACCTTTATCGATGTCGTGCGCTACGCAAAGGCGAAAGTGTTTTACCCAGTGACCCGATCGGGCCGTTTTATGGAGGTCAAGGCCTACCTCGACGAGGAGCAATCGCGCCAGGCCCAACCCGTTATTGCGGAAGCTGACCGGGCGATTCTGCAGTGCCAGTCGCTTGAAGAGCTCAAGGAAATTCTGACGGAGTCAGCAGAAGCCATCCTCGCGATCGTCGGTGGCGAAGGTGCGCGTGAGGATATTCAAGCGGTGATCAACGGTGAGGACTTCACAGGGGATCCAGTGACGGAACTTCGCACATCGGTCGCTGCTGCAAAAGGGGAGAGACCATGGACGTCGGCGCTTGCTGTGGCGCTGGCGTTTCGCGACACCGAGGATGCGCTCATCCAGCGCGCGTCCTTCGGCGGCCGAGAATCGCTTGGCGGCTCCGAGTTCGACGATTTCATGAGCACACTCGGGCGCGTTGCTACCGGCCCACCTGTTGAATCGGCGGTGGAGATGCTCGCGCTTATCGACGACAACCGGATCCGCACCGACGTCTTCAACCGTGGCGAAGACGATTTGACCGAAGTGGCCAAGGAGGTCGGCGCAACAGTCGTGATTGACGCCGTGAACGCACCTGCCGGAGTCGTCGACGGAACTCTCATTGGGGATCTCGTCGAGCGTGGTGTCGGGATGCGTTATGCAGACACTAGCGCCCTGCACATCCACCCAGACGGCACATTGGTGGGGCAGAAGCACCTTGCTGCTGCAGGGCGGATGAACGAGGGGTTGGTCCTCGGCCACGACACGCTGCGCCGAGATAAACAGAACATTATCTATCGGTGGGCTGAGCGTGTCAGTGCCCGTGCAGCGGAGTAG
- a CDS encoding fibronectin type III domain-containing protein, with protein sequence MTVSLSRAPRSIRRTAISTAVVVSLFGSATTAVAADAPAGAINTRISRIVLGIGSDATEANLAWQSKTNETQFLEYWPTADPANITRVESPHGPYNSAVFYPHEATMTGLEPDTEYAYRVGSDRRGYSEQRTFTTGTDGDSWSFLAMADAQIGVDTKIAEQSAAWNKAVNTATGEHPDSAFIMHLGDQVEGWGAPVKQLEEFTAPEKLQEYRLAVLKGNHETYTLDRHFQDTYFLPNEVDDTANYFFNYNNVLFIGLDGNRASKADIDVHAKFVNETIAAHGADADWVIVGIHHAPFSQGTHYTDKDVVELRNSLTPKLSEAGVDLVLSGHDHIYTRTHLMNGVDPVIPAGASKSGDILIPEDNEVLYVTSTTATGGKYYDFQDENGTTHPNVREENVTDLAHKSTARWRQDYNPDYTSIDVSSESLKLTTYNINTPYVVDQVTLLKKDATQEEPPQEEAPTTTEKPSATTTSAAKPTTLTSVSTVTLTETSTITSPSPTVVETTKVVPTTVKQTVTPTTEKSGADTGNTPSENDANNGSHETTETDASGSSTTGIVLTVLGILFGLIAAIVAVLVNLNPQFVQDIRHKYGI encoded by the coding sequence ATGACTGTTTCGCTTTCCCGTGCCCCTCGTTCCATTCGTCGCACCGCAATTTCTACGGCTGTCGTCGTGTCCCTGTTCGGCTCTGCCACGACGGCCGTCGCTGCGGATGCCCCTGCAGGTGCAATCAACACCCGCATCAGCCGCATCGTCCTCGGCATCGGATCCGACGCGACGGAAGCGAACTTGGCCTGGCAGTCGAAGACCAACGAGACACAGTTCCTGGAGTACTGGCCGACTGCTGATCCAGCCAACATCACGCGCGTGGAATCGCCCCACGGCCCGTACAACTCGGCTGTCTTCTACCCGCACGAAGCGACGATGACCGGCCTCGAGCCTGACACGGAGTACGCCTACCGGGTTGGAAGCGATCGTCGTGGCTATAGCGAGCAGCGCACCTTTACCACCGGCACCGACGGAGATTCCTGGAGCTTCCTCGCCATGGCCGATGCGCAAATCGGTGTAGATACGAAAATCGCCGAGCAGTCCGCCGCATGGAACAAAGCGGTCAATACCGCAACCGGTGAACACCCCGACTCCGCGTTCATCATGCACCTGGGCGACCAGGTTGAGGGCTGGGGTGCCCCGGTCAAGCAGCTTGAGGAGTTCACCGCGCCAGAAAAACTCCAGGAGTACCGCCTTGCCGTACTGAAGGGCAATCACGAGACATACACGCTCGACCGTCACTTCCAGGACACGTACTTCCTGCCCAACGAAGTTGATGACACCGCGAACTACTTCTTCAACTACAACAACGTCTTGTTCATCGGGTTGGACGGCAACCGCGCATCCAAGGCCGACATCGACGTCCACGCGAAGTTTGTCAACGAAACGATCGCCGCACATGGTGCCGACGCTGACTGGGTGATCGTCGGTATCCACCACGCACCGTTCTCCCAGGGCACGCACTACACCGACAAGGATGTCGTCGAACTACGCAACTCCTTGACCCCAAAGTTGTCCGAAGCCGGTGTGGACCTGGTGCTTAGCGGCCACGACCACATTTACACTCGCACGCATCTGATGAACGGTGTCGACCCTGTCATTCCCGCTGGCGCATCGAAGTCCGGCGACATTCTTATTCCGGAAGACAACGAGGTCCTCTACGTCACCTCCACCACGGCAACAGGTGGCAAGTACTACGACTTCCAGGACGAAAACGGCACAACCCACCCGAATGTCCGCGAAGAAAACGTTACTGACCTGGCACACAAGTCCACCGCACGTTGGCGCCAAGACTACAACCCGGACTACACCAGCATTGACGTCTCGTCTGAGTCGCTAAAACTGACGACGTACAACATCAACACCCCGTACGTGGTGGATCAGGTCACCCTGCTGAAGAAGGACGCCACACAGGAGGAACCGCCGCAGGAGGAAGCACCGACGACGACTGAAAAACCAAGCGCGACCACGACGAGCGCCGCGAAGCCGACCACGCTCACTTCGGTGTCCACGGTGACGTTGACGGAAACCTCGACGATTACGTCCCCATCTCCCACCGTTGTGGAAACCACCAAGGTTGTCCCCACGACGGTGAAGCAAACCGTCACGCCCACCACAGAGAAATCCGGCGCCGACACCGGGAACACTCCGTCTGAGAACGACGCCAACAACGGCTCTCACGAGACCACTGAAACCGACGCATCCGGCTCCAGCACGACCGGCATCGTCCTGACGGTGTTGGGCATCCTGTTCGGCCTCATCGCTGCCATTGTTGCGGTGCTGGTCAACCTGAACCCTCAGTTCGTCCAAGACATCCGCCACAAGTACGGGATCTAA